The Geotalea uraniireducens Rf4 genome window below encodes:
- a CDS encoding WD40/YVTN/BNR-like repeat-containing protein, whose translation MRALVYGAMATVVVGLSLLAAGCGGNDSWSGGPVGWAVGKPDAGYGVILHTTDGGRTWVRQGSPAEIPNVEIDDVTAVDNLTAWAVGGAENLGVILYTSDGGRTWNRQTVPPDAGKELSGIKAVSPSEAWACGSGGVILHTTDAGRTWVKQNTPAIPPSNFQRLDAVGSGAVWVVGDKGGTDYPVVEYSTDRGAHWTRQGGPGIFSDHLIDVSALSPISAWAVGGTPLNPPGQVVCRTLDGSTWTQVISLDPGDANGVCAVNSSTVWVVTDFDGIHKTTDGGATWTKQTVPRTGFYLLGVTATDERQAWVVGGGTENRGIILHTTDGGATWTEQAFPTEAWLRRVSFVGARR comes from the coding sequence ATGCGTGCGTTAGTCTATGGAGCGATGGCAACTGTGGTGGTGGGGCTGAGCCTGCTGGCCGCGGGGTGCGGCGGCAACGACTCGTGGTCGGGAGGGCCGGTAGGGTGGGCGGTGGGCAAGCCGGATGCCGGCTACGGCGTGATCCTGCACACCACCGACGGCGGCCGGACCTGGGTGCGGCAAGGCTCGCCCGCGGAGATTCCCAACGTGGAGATTGATGACGTCACGGCAGTGGACAACCTCACCGCCTGGGCAGTGGGTGGCGCGGAGAACCTCGGCGTGATCCTGTACACGAGCGACGGCGGACGCACCTGGAACCGGCAGACGGTTCCCCCCGATGCGGGGAAGGAGTTGTCCGGCATCAAGGCCGTCAGCCCCAGCGAGGCTTGGGCCTGCGGCTCCGGCGGCGTTATCCTGCACACCACCGACGCCGGCCGGACCTGGGTGAAGCAGAACACCCCGGCTATTCCTCCATCGAACTTCCAGCGGCTGGACGCGGTCGGTTCCGGGGCGGTCTGGGTCGTCGGCGACAAAGGCGGCACCGACTATCCGGTGGTGGAGTACAGTACCGACCGGGGCGCCCACTGGACGCGGCAGGGCGGGCCGGGCATCTTCTCCGACCACCTGATTGACGTTAGCGCCCTCAGTCCCATTTCCGCCTGGGCTGTAGGCGGCACACCCCTCAACCCCCCCGGCCAAGTCGTCTGTCGCACCCTCGACGGCAGCACCTGGACCCAGGTCATATCCCTCGATCCCGGCGACGCCAACGGTGTCTGCGCGGTGAACTCGTCCACCGTCTGGGTGGTTACCGATTTCGACGGCATTCACAAGACCACCGATGGCGGCGCAACCTGGACCAAGCAGACCGTGCCCCGGACCGGCTTCTACCTGTTGGGCGTGACCGCGACAGATGAGCGGCAGGCGTGGGTGGTCGGCGGGGGCACCGAAAACCGGGGCATCATCCTGCACACCACGGATGGCGGGGCTACCTGGACGGAGCAAGCCTTCCCGACAGAGGCCTGGCTGCGGCGGGTATCCTTCGTCGGGGCGCGCCGGTAG
- a CDS encoding DUF4139 domain-containing protein, translated as MKNLRYFLFLILLLAPTLTFSADLKRIPAASRITAVTVFPDRALTLRTASHNLKPGNYLITFDSLPTLIQDDSVRVEGKGSAGATIVGLEVKRAFLEQSGETRVKELDEEIRALEQRSGALDAKKAGLSSQGAFLQSIRVAWGDRISKELAIGRPTAAELQDAAGFVGTGVTRIEEQNLAIETEKKSIRDKIDALRRQRDESTGSRRKETKIVEVMLDVAREGNLTLDLATVIPQAGWVPSYDVRLAADAKTAELTFRAMVRQQTGEDWNNVDLTLSTARPAAGGAPPELFPWRISFLRPQPLLEAQRVYEAAPAAPVVGFIAKKGRRIYTDSGLVEDKRAEEAPAEFETAQMSEEQSSVAFHIPRPLDVPSDGTQHGSVVAIEQLPVSLEFMAIPKLSPYVFLKSEIVNRAAYPLLPGKVNTFTGNTYTGSSQLKKVAVGEKFDLFFGTDDQVTVKREELKQHKEAGMFGNSRVSYRYRIELVNFRKEPVTVILRDQLPLAGDEEIKVSLDDPSIKPDEFGTDGKVTWKIPLKAGEKKDLTFGILVEYPKDREITGL; from the coding sequence ATGAAGAACCTGCGATACTTTCTGTTTCTGATTCTCCTGCTGGCGCCGACACTCACCTTTTCCGCTGATCTGAAACGGATACCGGCCGCCTCCCGCATTACCGCCGTAACTGTGTTTCCCGACCGCGCCCTGACCTTGCGCACTGCTTCTCACAACCTCAAGCCCGGCAATTATCTGATCACTTTCGACAGCCTTCCCACGCTGATTCAGGACGATTCGGTACGGGTGGAAGGCAAGGGGAGCGCCGGGGCGACAATCGTGGGACTGGAGGTCAAACGGGCCTTTCTTGAGCAGAGCGGCGAGACGCGGGTGAAGGAGCTTGACGAGGAAATCCGCGCTCTGGAGCAACGTTCCGGTGCGCTGGACGCCAAAAAGGCCGGCCTGTCTTCACAGGGAGCGTTTCTTCAATCGATCCGTGTCGCCTGGGGAGACCGCATCTCCAAGGAACTGGCAATCGGCCGCCCCACTGCGGCGGAACTGCAGGACGCCGCCGGCTTTGTCGGCACGGGTGTCACCAGGATTGAGGAACAGAACCTTGCGATCGAGACGGAAAAGAAGAGCATCCGGGACAAGATCGATGCCCTGCGCCGCCAGCGGGATGAATCGACAGGTTCGCGCCGGAAAGAAACCAAAATCGTAGAGGTGATGCTGGATGTGGCCCGTGAGGGAAACCTGACGCTCGACCTTGCTACGGTTATTCCACAGGCAGGCTGGGTCCCCTCCTATGATGTCCGTCTGGCCGCAGACGCCAAAACTGCCGAGTTGACCTTCCGGGCTATGGTGCGCCAGCAGACCGGCGAGGACTGGAACAATGTGGACCTGACCCTTTCCACCGCCCGGCCCGCTGCCGGCGGCGCTCCCCCGGAATTGTTCCCCTGGCGCATATCATTTTTACGCCCGCAGCCGCTATTGGAGGCGCAGAGGGTGTATGAAGCTGCCCCAGCTGCACCGGTCGTGGGTTTTATAGCGAAAAAGGGACGTCGGATATACACAGACAGTGGTCTGGTAGAAGATAAACGTGCCGAAGAGGCGCCTGCTGAGTTTGAGACTGCCCAGATGAGTGAAGAGCAATCCTCCGTTGCCTTTCACATTCCACGTCCGCTTGATGTCCCTTCCGACGGCACACAGCACGGCAGCGTCGTTGCCATCGAACAACTGCCGGTCAGCTTGGAGTTCATGGCGATTCCGAAACTCTCGCCATATGTGTTTCTCAAGTCCGAGATCGTCAACCGGGCCGCCTACCCGCTCCTGCCGGGCAAGGTCAACACCTTTACCGGCAACACCTACACCGGCAGCTCGCAATTGAAGAAGGTCGCCGTCGGAGAGAAGTTCGACCTCTTCTTCGGTACGGACGATCAGGTGACGGTCAAGCGCGAAGAGCTGAAACAGCACAAGGAAGCCGGAATGTTCGGCAACAGCCGCGTCAGCTACCGTTACCGCATCGAACTGGTCAATTTCCGCAAGGAGCCGGTGACTGTCATCCTTCGCGACCAGTTGCCGCTGGCGGGTGACGAAGAGATAAAGGTCTCCCTGGATGACCCGTCCATCAAGCCGGATGAGTTCGGGACCGACGGCAAGGTCACCTGGAAAATTCCGCTCAAAGCGGGTGAGAAGAAGGATCTGACCTTCGGCATTCTGGTGGAGTACCCCAAGGATCGCGAGATAACCGGATTATAG
- a CDS encoding CxxxxCH/CxxCH domain c-type cytochrome, translating to MRAAYGMGYVQRPVLTIFFVLGVLLVASAPVEAASTCSDCHGMPPIDALYRNITTGGFRGSHRTHQPAVALPSNCEICHTGSRTYTEDHMNGVIELSSNIYNSPATATYSKGVFFNQTSVPVMGTCSKVNCHFEAVTTPWASAPLTSPAGCSTCHSAPPGDGNHPSLSGPGKKHGDYYGTGAGSCIKCHADHTAEAKPFAHATSVGKRGLIIVFGAPPNSGGSYSGNVTYPGYLPSRNPLRNGTCSSLYCHSDGIGGAPKTAAVWGSTLPADCSGCHGGNASAATVIASGLHPKHINQTAFLGTNLECARCHSSTVSVGNDRLITGIASHVDGSKTVAFVGGGTYNAGTKTCSATTCHSAGKATAPQPVAPAWTGAAIGCNGCHGASTTTGAPDYANAGAAAVLANSHPKHVTSAADCATCHNGTTSTGAAIAAGSVLHNNGAIDVTFNSAKAGSGATWAAGTKSCSATSCHGGNPVLWGTTAVYCQDCHGNAASASVSDFGATFWNNGAISKFKMTGTGSWADNGHGRPTASGNYPGSGNPPANFTGVASYCEWCHDSTIAHNVSTNPFRLRNLADASWGKNGACMLCHAAGSAGVTVGGASRNASSAGKVGSSHFGAKHTSTLSGGRYCWDCHEPHGTGNANRFMVRSLVAVASDAATGAPTTQSSQSVTFTLSATPTGTDYAKSAAPFNGICNACHTTTNHYTQTSGDGHNAGIRCTSCHSHTGSSTIDAFKPSGGHSFPYTGAAHMSAAGASPFSGCVTSGCHTNGKTTGYPYPPTAGTPPDCQGCHTKAAPKGSPTTGCYSCHGSSTNAGRPIGTTFPDVGGLHTDHHGSIACTSCHGTAGHGQSTHGPSNRTLHNDANVIIQMPSGFTYTRSGKGDGHGTCNGSCGGENHSNYSW from the coding sequence ATGAGAGCGGCATACGGCATGGGATATGTGCAGAGACCTGTTTTGACGATCTTCTTTGTCCTGGGAGTTTTGCTGGTTGCCTCGGCCCCGGTTGAGGCGGCTTCCACCTGCTCCGACTGTCACGGCATGCCCCCCATCGATGCGCTCTACCGCAACATCACCACCGGCGGTTTCAGAGGGAGCCATAGAACCCACCAGCCGGCAGTTGCCCTGCCTTCCAACTGCGAGATCTGTCACACCGGGAGCCGCACCTACACCGAGGACCACATGAACGGCGTGATCGAGCTGTCTTCCAACATCTACAACTCGCCTGCCACAGCCACCTACAGCAAAGGGGTGTTCTTCAACCAGACTTCCGTTCCCGTGATGGGAACCTGTTCCAAGGTCAACTGCCACTTCGAAGCGGTTACCACTCCGTGGGCGTCAGCGCCGCTCACGTCCCCTGCCGGGTGCAGCACCTGCCACAGCGCCCCTCCGGGCGACGGCAACCATCCGTCCCTGAGCGGGCCGGGCAAGAAGCATGGCGACTATTACGGGACCGGCGCAGGCTCCTGCATAAAATGCCATGCGGACCACACAGCGGAAGCCAAGCCCTTCGCCCACGCCACCAGCGTTGGTAAAAGGGGTCTCATCATCGTATTCGGCGCCCCACCCAACAGCGGCGGCAGCTATTCGGGCAACGTGACATATCCCGGCTACCTGCCGAGCCGGAATCCGCTCCGCAACGGGACCTGTTCGTCCCTGTACTGCCACAGCGACGGCATCGGCGGCGCACCCAAAACCGCCGCGGTCTGGGGGAGCACGCTCCCTGCGGACTGCTCCGGCTGCCATGGCGGGAACGCCTCGGCGGCCACGGTCATTGCCAGCGGCCTGCACCCCAAGCACATCAACCAGACTGCCTTCCTCGGCACCAACCTGGAGTGCGCCCGCTGCCACAGCAGCACCGTCAGCGTGGGGAACGACCGGTTGATCACCGGGATTGCCAGCCACGTGGATGGAAGCAAAACAGTGGCATTTGTCGGCGGCGGGACCTATAACGCCGGGACCAAGACCTGTTCAGCCACCACCTGTCATAGCGCAGGCAAAGCGACCGCCCCGCAACCAGTCGCGCCCGCCTGGACCGGCGCCGCCATTGGGTGCAACGGCTGCCACGGCGCTTCCACCACAACCGGCGCGCCCGACTACGCAAATGCCGGCGCTGCCGCAGTCCTGGCCAACAGCCATCCCAAGCATGTGACGTCAGCCGCCGACTGCGCCACCTGCCACAACGGCACGACCAGCACCGGCGCGGCCATCGCGGCAGGCTCGGTACTCCATAACAACGGCGCCATCGACGTGACCTTCAACAGCGCCAAGGCGGGGAGCGGCGCCACCTGGGCCGCCGGGACCAAGAGCTGTTCGGCCACTTCCTGCCACGGCGGCAATCCAGTCCTGTGGGGCACAACAGCCGTCTACTGCCAGGATTGCCACGGCAACGCGGCAAGCGCCTCGGTGTCCGATTTCGGCGCCACCTTCTGGAACAACGGCGCCATCTCCAAGTTCAAGATGACCGGCACCGGGTCGTGGGCGGACAACGGTCACGGCCGTCCGACCGCGTCCGGCAACTATCCCGGCTCCGGCAACCCGCCGGCCAACTTCACCGGCGTCGCCAGCTACTGCGAATGGTGCCACGACTCGACCATAGCCCATAATGTTTCCACCAACCCGTTCCGTCTGCGCAACCTGGCGGACGCCTCCTGGGGTAAAAACGGCGCCTGCATGCTCTGCCACGCCGCGGGCTCTGCGGGTGTGACGGTCGGCGGAGCGAGCCGGAACGCTTCCAGCGCCGGCAAGGTCGGCTCCTCCCACTTTGGCGCAAAACACACCAGCACCCTTTCCGGTGGTCGATACTGCTGGGACTGCCACGAACCGCACGGCACCGGCAATGCCAACCGGTTCATGGTACGCTCTCTGGTGGCGGTGGCTTCCGATGCGGCCACGGGAGCCCCGACGACCCAGAGCTCCCAGAGCGTAACCTTCACGCTGTCGGCGACCCCGACGGGCACCGACTATGCGAAGAGCGCGGCCCCCTTCAACGGCATCTGCAACGCCTGTCATACCACGACCAACCACTATACCCAGACGAGCGGCGACGGGCACAACGCCGGCATTCGCTGCACCAGCTGCCACAGCCATACGGGAAGTTCGACCATCGACGCATTCAAGCCGAGCGGCGGCCACAGCTTCCCCTATACCGGAGCAGCGCACATGTCGGCGGCAGGAGCTTCTCCATTCTCAGGCTGCGTGACGAGCGGCTGCCACACCAACGGCAAAACGACCGGCTACCCCTATCCTCCGACTGCCGGTACGCCGCCCGACTGCCAGGGATGCCACACCAAAGCTGCACCGAAAGGGAGCCCGACGACCGGCTGCTATTCCTGCCACGGCAGCAGCACGAACGCCGGCCGGCCAATCGGCACCACTTTCCCTGACGTGGGCGGCCTGCACACCGATCATCATGGCAGCATCGCATGCACCAGCTGCCACGGTACAGCAGGCCACGGGCAATCCACTCACGGGCCGAGCAACAGGACGCTGCACAACGATGCGAACGTGATTATACAAATGCCCAGCGGCTTTACCTACACCCGTTCGGGAAAAGGGGACGGTCACGGCACCTGCAACGGCAGCTGCGGCGGTGAGAATCATAGCAACTATTCGTGGTGA
- a CDS encoding type II toxin-antitoxin system RelE/ParE family toxin, which translates to MSKNISAWVETMPRNQQITFAASAVKDLEEILEWYAEQQVPDVGERLLGEVVSQVERLTDYPESGRIVPEFGVAHLREIVYPPFRIIYRLDDIRIRIVRVWRSERLLKMP; encoded by the coding sequence ATGTCAAAAAACATCTCGGCTTGGGTTGAAACCATGCCGCGGAATCAGCAAATCACATTCGCTGCATCGGCAGTGAAGGATCTTGAAGAAATACTGGAGTGGTATGCTGAACAGCAAGTTCCGGACGTGGGCGAACGACTGCTGGGAGAAGTGGTTTCTCAGGTGGAACGACTTACCGACTACCCTGAAAGCGGTCGCATTGTGCCTGAGTTTGGGGTTGCTCATTTGAGAGAGATTGTATATCCACCTTTTCGTATAATTTATCGGCTCGATGACATCCGGATTCGCATTGTCCGCGTTTGGCGCAGCGAACGTCTGCTCAAGATGCCTTAG
- a CDS encoding YgiW/YdeI family stress tolerance OB fold protein codes for MRKCLFVMALLVVIGTAVPSVGQFVSTEHTNPTSVKAVLQNPVDDMWVTLRGHILKKISHDKYIFADSTGQITIDVDDKYFPYGTPINPTTLVEITGEIDKEFMSSPEVDVKKIIVVSPAGTNTSPPSGFQESK; via the coding sequence ATGCGTAAATGTTTATTTGTCATGGCGCTTCTTGTTGTAATCGGAACGGCAGTCCCTTCGGTTGGGCAATTCGTAAGCACTGAACATACAAACCCAACGAGCGTAAAAGCAGTATTACAAAACCCTGTGGATGATATGTGGGTTACATTGAGGGGGCATATTCTCAAGAAAATATCCCACGACAAGTATATTTTTGCTGATAGTACCGGTCAAATCACAATAGATGTAGACGACAAGTATTTTCCTTACGGAACCCCCATAAACCCTACTACACTTGTTGAAATAACAGGTGAAATCGACAAGGAATTTATGTCCTCTCCCGAGGTCGATGTGAAGAAAATAATCGTTGTTTCCCCTGCAGGAACGAACACCTCACCTCCGAGTGGTTTTCAAGAGAGTAAGTAG
- a CDS encoding type II toxin-antitoxin system Phd/YefM family antitoxin, with protein sequence MQTSTKFSEDIVPLSDMKVNPGRVVNQVDKTHRPVLLTNRGRGVAVVQSLKDYETEVEERAFLRGVVQGLMDLEEGREMKLSDVKKHLGLG encoded by the coding sequence ATGCAAACATCTACCAAGTTTTCCGAAGATATCGTCCCGTTAAGCGATATGAAGGTTAATCCCGGTCGAGTTGTCAATCAGGTCGATAAGACTCATAGACCGGTGCTCCTGACCAACAGGGGGCGAGGCGTTGCCGTTGTCCAGTCACTTAAGGATTACGAGACGGAAGTTGAAGAGCGGGCGTTCCTGCGTGGCGTAGTCCAGGGCTTGATGGACCTGGAAGAGGGGCGGGAAATGAAGCTTTCAGATGTCAAAAAACATCTCGGCTTGGGTTGA
- a CDS encoding CxxxxCH/CxxCH domain c-type cytochrome gives MRGGEQQRKTTNRKRLSGIFLAIVILSVLFGSSGVPVTLAVTLDLMHNSANPNIGTTNYGTWGTSWDCTTCHHPLTTNIKLVSSTILAKPVIFNRITSTVLDYGILGDDSRTTNATKSQNVCEVCHHRTKYHQYSSSKILPGNKNHGNRKDCVSCHAHKVGFKAGCDTCHGNPPNVATTGAGGLAEPATGATSPLSPGAHAAHVTTRLMTCAACHTGNTMPVVSNSIQMGFVANSTTFPGFVGTAAFGSFSGHTPLNTPYSFVASNTGTITRTSASYRNSCNVYCHGNWSGANRSLNPSWVAGSSQDVCGACHGTTAAKAPQTGSHNRHAATYSYTCATCHTAYTDNSHIDGNVKWALNTTDVKVTATATYKGAASGQTGAIAPSAAFGSCAGIYCHSTGTSVSTGTLTGQTATVTWGATTINCASCHGNPPAYANNSPKKNSHGLGGHSITCDNCHYAVTTNGTTVTTVANHINNAYNVTPNTSKGISFTYSYAATGGTCSSNGCHINLTWGATGVLDCVGCHGSTVAINAGPLAGTGSRRAVASEFKNTWSHKRSTSGGIPANTVVTKYDCCVCHMEGDMSSGSPNATYHKNGLIELRDPDTGATIKGVTHNGTATTAGNYTSTATDMTFARFSRDLGNASLEAAVQAIQFNLCLKCHDNNGAASTLARVPTTGTAEKPFGTTIAGAGYTGAGVTANGVLGGVTDIKAAFATTNSSYHPVLGKQNNSYTQGSRMAVPWNLAKTNGNNTQYGNLISCWDCHAPVGATGVQTSTVTAHGSAVTLRGVATVTGTPAATTNQVTFCIVCHAGYDTSTSSHHGTGSALASSTNNNMVAYMRYGCNYCHSSDINAARPRRGEDVHGFNRLAGTGTDARWPTGTTETSRPYGFIRNTVTPLFLTNHRPLTAAGELTSGSATCASANTTSPCRNGMGSYSPGGVY, from the coding sequence ATGAGGGGTGGGGAACAACAGAGGAAAACCACAAACAGGAAGCGCCTTAGCGGGATATTCCTGGCGATCGTCATTCTATCGGTCCTCTTCGGCAGCAGTGGTGTGCCAGTGACCCTTGCGGTCACCCTGGACCTCATGCACAACAGTGCCAATCCCAACATTGGCACGACCAATTACGGCACCTGGGGGACAAGCTGGGACTGCACCACCTGCCACCATCCTTTAACTACTAATATAAAACTGGTTAGCTCTACAATTCTTGCAAAGCCTGTTATCTTCAATCGTATCACGTCGACAGTCCTGGATTACGGGATATTAGGAGATGACAGCCGTACGACCAATGCAACAAAATCGCAAAATGTCTGTGAAGTCTGTCACCACAGAACGAAATATCATCAATACAGTTCAAGTAAAATACTGCCCGGCAACAAGAACCATGGTAACAGGAAAGATTGCGTAAGCTGCCATGCGCATAAAGTTGGTTTCAAGGCGGGCTGTGACACGTGCCATGGTAATCCGCCCAATGTTGCCACCACCGGTGCCGGAGGCCTTGCCGAACCTGCAACCGGAGCTACCAGTCCGTTAAGCCCCGGCGCCCATGCCGCGCATGTGACGACAAGGCTCATGACCTGTGCTGCCTGCCACACAGGTAACACCATGCCGGTCGTCAGCAACAGCATCCAAATGGGTTTTGTTGCCAACAGCACTACCTTCCCCGGCTTTGTCGGGACGGCTGCCTTCGGCTCATTCAGCGGCCATACCCCGCTTAACACGCCATACTCTTTCGTCGCGAGTAACACCGGCACTATTACCAGGACCAGCGCCAGTTACCGCAACTCCTGTAATGTTTATTGTCACGGCAACTGGTCCGGTGCAAACCGATCTCTGAATCCGTCCTGGGTAGCCGGTTCTTCCCAGGACGTCTGCGGCGCCTGTCATGGAACTACGGCGGCTAAAGCTCCGCAGACCGGATCTCACAACAGACATGCCGCGACTTATTCCTACACATGTGCAACCTGTCACACGGCATATACCGATAACTCGCATATTGACGGCAACGTGAAGTGGGCTTTGAATACCACTGACGTGAAAGTTACCGCTACTGCCACGTACAAAGGCGCAGCCAGTGGTCAGACCGGCGCCATAGCGCCAAGCGCCGCTTTCGGCTCCTGTGCCGGCATTTACTGTCACTCCACCGGCACATCCGTATCGACCGGAACATTGACCGGCCAGACGGCGACAGTAACATGGGGTGCGACCACCATCAACTGTGCAAGCTGTCATGGCAATCCGCCTGCCTATGCGAACAATTCGCCGAAGAAGAACAGCCATGGCCTCGGAGGTCACTCCATAACCTGTGATAACTGTCATTACGCCGTCACTACGAACGGCACCACTGTAACTACCGTTGCAAACCACATAAACAACGCTTATAACGTTACGCCAAATACCTCAAAGGGGATTTCATTTACCTATAGCTATGCTGCAACGGGCGGCACCTGTTCTTCGAACGGTTGTCACATCAACTTAACCTGGGGGGCGACGGGAGTCCTTGACTGCGTTGGCTGCCATGGCTCGACTGTGGCTATCAACGCCGGACCACTGGCCGGAACCGGTTCTCGTCGCGCTGTAGCTTCGGAGTTTAAAAACACATGGAGTCATAAGCGTTCGACATCGGGCGGGATTCCTGCCAATACGGTTGTTACCAAGTACGACTGCTGCGTCTGCCACATGGAAGGGGACATGTCGAGCGGTTCTCCGAACGCGACGTATCACAAAAACGGATTAATAGAGCTGCGCGATCCCGATACCGGCGCAACCATTAAGGGCGTAACCCACAACGGGACTGCCACGACAGCGGGCAACTATACAAGCACCGCTACCGACATGACGTTTGCCAGGTTCAGCCGAGATCTGGGCAATGCTTCGCTTGAGGCCGCGGTCCAGGCGATCCAGTTCAACCTCTGCCTGAAATGCCACGATAATAACGGCGCGGCAAGTACCTTGGCGCGGGTGCCGACAACCGGAACGGCAGAGAAGCCCTTCGGGACTACCATTGCCGGTGCAGGGTATACCGGTGCAGGGGTGACGGCCAATGGGGTGCTGGGCGGAGTCACGGATATCAAGGCAGCCTTTGCCACGACCAACTCGTCCTACCACCCGGTCCTGGGCAAGCAGAACAACAGCTATACGCAGGGCAGCAGGATGGCCGTTCCCTGGAATCTGGCAAAGACGAATGGCAATAATACCCAGTATGGCAACCTGATCTCCTGCTGGGACTGCCATGCTCCTGTGGGCGCAACTGGTGTCCAGACCAGCACGGTTACCGCTCACGGCTCTGCAGTCACCTTGCGGGGCGTTGCGACAGTCACCGGCACCCCGGCCGCAACCACCAATCAAGTGACGTTCTGTATCGTGTGTCATGCCGGTTATGATACCAGCACCTCAAGTCACCACGGAACAGGCTCGGCGCTTGCCAGCAGCACAAACAACAACATGGTTGCCTATATGCGTTACGGGTGCAACTATTGCCATTCCAGCGATATCAACGCTGCACGTCCCCGTCGGGGGGAAGATGTTCACGGGTTCAACAGGCTGGCCGGTACGGGTACCGATGCAAGGTGGCCGACAGGCACAACTGAAACGAGCAGGCCGTACGGGTTCATACGAAACACGGTCACTCCGCTGTTCCTCACCAACCATAGGCCTTTGACCGCAGCTGGTGAGTTAACGTCAGGAAGTGCTACGTGTGCCTCGGCTAACACCACAAGCCCTTGCCGTAACGGTATGGGATCTTACAGCCCTGGCGGCGTCTATTAA
- the corA gene encoding magnesium/cobalt transporter CorA: MAKNIKKRSIKSGLPPGTLVHIGEKSDREIKITVMDYHAGGCEEKEIKALKECFYYSDTSIVSWIDVEGLHEIEIVQQVGDCQGLHPLVLEDILNTDQRPKVEDYGDYLYIVLKMLRNEEGGGIVTEQVSLILGSNFVISFQEGMEGDVFNPIRERLRSGKGRIREMGTDYLAYALMDAIVDNYFVVLERVGERIEELEDEVVTDPRPETVRKIHQLKREVIFLRKAVWPLREVIGALERRESKLISETVVVYLRDLYDHAIQVIDTVEASRDMLAGMLDVYLSSISNRMNEIMKFLTIIGTIFIPLTFIAGVYGMNFQLMPELHWQWGYFACLFLMLTVAVFLLFYFKRKKWL; the protein is encoded by the coding sequence ATGGCGAAAAATATCAAGAAGAGATCAATCAAGAGCGGTCTCCCCCCCGGCACCCTCGTCCACATCGGCGAGAAGAGCGACCGGGAAATCAAGATCACCGTCATGGATTACCATGCCGGAGGCTGCGAGGAAAAGGAGATCAAGGCCCTTAAGGAGTGCTTCTATTACTCCGACACCTCCATCGTCAGTTGGATCGACGTGGAGGGCCTCCACGAGATCGAGATCGTCCAGCAGGTGGGGGATTGTCAGGGTCTCCACCCCCTTGTTCTGGAGGACATCCTCAACACCGACCAGCGCCCGAAGGTGGAGGATTACGGTGATTACCTCTACATTGTTCTGAAAATGCTGCGCAACGAGGAAGGGGGGGGAATCGTCACCGAGCAGGTGAGCCTCATTCTCGGGAGCAACTTCGTCATTTCTTTCCAGGAAGGAATGGAGGGGGACGTTTTCAACCCGATCAGGGAGCGTCTCAGGAGCGGTAAAGGGAGGATCAGGGAGATGGGGACCGACTATCTCGCCTATGCCCTTATGGACGCCATTGTCGACAACTATTTCGTGGTCCTGGAACGGGTGGGGGAGCGTATCGAGGAACTGGAGGACGAGGTGGTGACCGATCCGCGCCCAGAGACGGTGCGGAAAATTCACCAGCTGAAGCGGGAGGTGATTTTCCTGCGCAAGGCGGTCTGGCCGCTCCGCGAGGTGATAGGCGCCCTCGAGCGCCGGGAATCCAAGCTCATCAGTGAAACTGTCGTGGTCTACCTGCGTGACCTATACGACCATGCCATCCAAGTGATCGACACCGTCGAGGCGAGCCGAGACATGCTGGCGGGAATGCTCGATGTCTATCTTTCGAGCATCAGCAACCGGATGAACGAGATCATGAAATTCCTCACCATCATCGGCACCATCTTCATCCCCCTTACCTTCATCGCCGGGGTCTACGGGATGAACTTCCAGCTCATGCCCGAGCTTCACTGGCAGTGGGGGTATTTCGCCTGCCTCTTCCTGATGCTCACGGTCGCTGTTTTTCTCCTCTTCTATTTCAAACGAAAGAAGTGGCTGTAG
- a CDS encoding BrnA antitoxin family protein, translating into MKEKKKSIKSDLKRLDAIKDEDIDYSDIPELGDEFFEKALVLPPAKKLIAIRLDADVIDWLKKEGRGYQTRANKLLRAVMEQQQHKQRHRRAGGMK; encoded by the coding sequence ATGAAAGAGAAAAAGAAATCTATAAAAAGCGACTTGAAGAGACTCGACGCCATTAAGGACGAGGATATTGATTATTCGGATATACCTGAACTGGGTGACGAGTTTTTTGAAAAAGCACTTGTATTACCTCCAGCGAAAAAGCTCATTGCTATTCGCCTTGATGCTGATGTTATCGACTGGCTGAAAAAGGAAGGAAGAGGCTACCAGACAAGGGCTAATAAGCTTCTCCGTGCTGTCATGGAACAACAGCAGCACAAACAACGCCATCGACGAGCTGGGGGAATGAAGTAA